The genomic window CGTAGGACCGGCGCGGCGAGTGGTTCGATGACCCTCATGACGGACCCGCCGAACATCGCACGAGTCACGGTCCAGGGCGCCGAGGTCTCCCGTGACCACGACCTCGGCGCCGAGCCGGTGTTCGAGTTCGAGACCGATCGGGGCAACTCGTACCGTGTCACGGCCGAGGAGGCGGGACGGCAGCAGACGTGGACCGTCACCCGCCTGCTGCCCTCAGGGGAAGAACCTGCGGGAACCGTCCGGCATGAGAAGCCGTGGTTGATCTTCGGCTCGAGCGCCCACCACTACTACGCGCCGGGAGCCCGCACCTCGTCGGGCTTCCAGAACGACCTCTGGAACGCCGTGCAGTCACTCGCCGAGTGAGGACGACCCTCGCCCGGAGGCAACGGGCCATGCTGGAGCTCAGGCGTGCGCGGCCTTGACGTAGGCGACGATGGCGTTCGCGTGGCCGTGGCCCATGCCGCGCTCGGACTTCAGCCAGGTGACGACCTGCATGTGCGGCTCGTGCTCGAGCCGCTCGTTCACGAGGTCGAGCCACTCCTGAATCGGGCGCCCGTAAGTCTTCTCGATGCTCGGGAAGTACGACGCGGGGCCCTTCGGCTTCGACCCGTCGGCGGGCGGCTCGGGGGCGAGGACACGGTCTCCGGTCATGGCTCAGAGGGTAGCGCCCGGACCCGCCGGCGCCCAGGGGCGCGCAGCCTGCCGTGTCGCATCACGTTCCGAGCATCACGCCTCACTCGGGCGCGACGTGATGCTCGGAACACGATGCGACACCTCGAGGAGCACGGTCGGCCGCGGCCATCGTCGTCCAGAAAAGTAAATAAAGTAAATACGGTTTGGGCATGGGATCGACCATCCAGACTCATGCGGACTTCGACTGGGGCGACTGACGCGGTCGACCTGTCGGCGGCACCGGTGACCTCGGCGGCACCTCCGGTATCGGGCTCGGGCACGAGTCACCGATGCCGGCTCACGCCCTTGAGCACGCGGTCGACCTGGTTCTTGGCTCCGTGCACGGCGACGCCGACGAGGTCGAGGTCGTCGCCGGCTGCTGCGGCGACGACCTCGCGGTTCGCCGCGTCGTGACCGGTGCTGAACATCCCGGCGTCGAAGACGGCGGTGAGCAGCTCACGGGCGACCGCACGGGAGCGGACGCTCCTCAGCACCTCGCGGTCGCCCTCGAGCACCACGATCGGCTGGCCCAGCAGAGGCGCGTACGAGGTCCCGTCAGCGTCGACGTAGGCGGCGCCGGCCAGTTCGGGATCGGAGGCGACGCCGCTGGCGAGGAACGCCGCGACGTTCGCCACCTGCCAGGGCTCGAGGTCGTCGCGCAGCACCAGCGCGACGCGGGTCGGGAAGCGGACGGGCTCATCGGTCATCTCCCGATCATCGGGTGACGCGGGGCCGCGCGTCTTGTACGTTCCTCGCATGACGGACGCGACCTCGCTGCGTGCCTGGCACCCCGCGGTGCCAGGGGTACGCGAGGTGCTGCACGCCCGCATGACCAACCACGCCTACCCGGCGCACGCCCACGCCGACTGGGCCCTCATGCTCGTCGACGAGGGAGCGGTCGTCTACGACCTCGGCGGCCGACGCCGGATCGCCGACGCGACCTCGGCGACCCTGCTGCCGCCGGGCGTCGCCCACGACGGTCGGGCCGCCCCGGGCGCGACGGGCTTCCGCAAGCGCGTCGCCTACCTCGACGCGTCCTGGGCGTCCGAGTCGCTGGCCGGTGCCGCGGTCGACCGGCCGGCACGCGCCGACCTCCTTGCCGCGACCCGCCGGGCTCACCGCGCACTGGCCACGCCGGGGGAGGAGCTCGCCGCCGAGGCGGCGCTCGTCGCACTGGCCGAGGAGGTGCGGGCTGGGTCGGACGGGCCTGCTCCCGTGCGCGACGCCTCCTTGGCTCGTCGGCTGCGAGACCTGCTCGAGAGCGACGTCGCCGGAGGCATGACGCTCGCCGAGGCAGGCCGGGTGCTCGGCGCGCACCCCGCCCACCTGTCGCGGTCGTTCTCGGCGACGTACGGCCTGCCGCCGCACCGCTACCTCACGAGCCGTCGCGTCGACCTCGCCCGGGGGCTGCTCGTCGGCGGGGCCCGCCCGGCCGACGTCGCGACCGCCGTCGGCTTCCACGACCAGGCGCACCTGACGCGGCACTTCCGGCGGGTGCTCGGGACGACGCCGGGCCGGTTCGCCTCGTCGTCCGATGAGCGGCGCCTCAGCCCAGGCGGGGGCTCTGCTCGCGCTGCCGGCCTGCCCGCTGCCGGCCTGCCCGCTGCTTGACGGCCGACAGGACGTACGCAGCGGCGAGGGCTGCGTAGACCACGGCGGAGAGGACCGTGTCGGAGGCGCCGCCGTCGCCTGCGGACAGGGCCAGGACGGTGGTCAGCCCCTGGATCGTGAAGAACACGGCCATGACGACGCTGGAGGTCACCCCGCCGGTGAGGCGCCACGCCGGACGAGGATGCGCGGTCGGCTCGCCGTCCGCCCGGAAGGTCCGCCCGCAGAAGACGACCGTGGCGACGGTCAGGGCCAGGAGCATCAGGGCACCGGCCGTGGGGCCGAGCAGGAGCACGGCGAGGAACCCGAGGGCGAGGCCCAGGATGGCCGCCACCAGGACGATGCCGACCTTCGTGGTGGACGCGGTGATGCGGAGTGCCATGTCGCTCCCGTCGAGGTGGGACGTGTGGGTCACTCGACTCTAGGGGCCCCGCCGGTCCCGCCCCGCCGACCATGAGGGCACTGACGAGCGAGTGGTGCCATGGGCGCACTCCGCTGGCCGGGCTTGTCATCTGGGTGCCGCTGCGGTTATGGTCTCGCTACCTGCACTAGCGTAGGTAGTCCACCACTTCTTGATCGAAGGCTGTTCAATGTCGAACGAACCGCAGCTCACCACCTCCTCGCTGACCACGCCCACGAGCTGGCGGCCCGTCCGGGCCGCTCTCGCTCTGGTGATCGGGTCCCTCCTCGCGCTCGGGCCGTTCATGGCCTTCAACGGCATCCTCATGCCAGCTCGCGTCCAAGCCATCGCGCCGGATGACAAGATCGCGATCGTCGGGCTCATCGCAGCCTCC from Frigoribacterium sp. PvP032 includes these protein-coding regions:
- a CDS encoding DUF4287 domain-containing protein; this translates as MTGDRVLAPEPPADGSKPKGPASYFPSIEKTYGRPIQEWLDLVNERLEHEPHMQVVTWLKSERGMGHGHANAIVAYVKAAHA
- a CDS encoding DUF2000 domain-containing protein → MTDEPVRFPTRVALVLRDDLEPWQVANVAAFLASGVASDPELAGAAYVDADGTSYAPLLGQPIVVLEGDREVLRSVRSRAVARELLTAVFDAGMFSTGHDAANREVVAAAAGDDLDLVGVAVHGAKNQVDRVLKGVSRHR
- a CDS encoding AraC family transcriptional regulator; the encoded protein is MTDATSLRAWHPAVPGVREVLHARMTNHAYPAHAHADWALMLVDEGAVVYDLGGRRRIADATSATLLPPGVAHDGRAAPGATGFRKRVAYLDASWASESLAGAAVDRPARADLLAATRRAHRALATPGEELAAEAALVALAEEVRAGSDGPAPVRDASLARRLRDLLESDVAGGMTLAEAGRVLGAHPAHLSRSFSATYGLPPHRYLTSRRVDLARGLLVGGARPADVATAVGFHDQAHLTRHFRRVLGTTPGRFASSSDERRLSPGGGSARAAGLPAAGLPAA